A region of the Rhodothermales bacterium genome:
TGCCTGCCGGCGTATTCGCCCGTCATGATGGCATCAGTGGAAGCCGGCCGCATCCTGGATCTACCCACGCAGCCCACCCTCAGCGACGGCACCGCCGGAGGGATCGAGGCGGAGGCGATCACGTTTGGCCTCTGCCAGCGTTTCGTGGACGATTGGGTGGCCGTGGACGAGTTGGCGATTGCATCGGCCATGAAAGGCCTGTTCGAGGAGCACCGCGTGGTGGTGGAGGGCGCGGCCGGCGTCGGGGTGGCCGGGATGCTGGCGTATGCGGAGGCGCGCCGAGTGCCGGCCGGCGGCCGGGCCGCCGTCATCCTGTGTGGCGGCAACATCGGGGCTTCGTCGTTTCTCGAGATCGTGCGGCGGACGATGTAGCCGGGGTGAACATCCCTGTGGAAAATCCGTGAGGGACGAACCAACCGGCCGCGCTGGCGTTCATGAGGGGCTATAAATACAGGGCATGGAGGCTGGCAATGGCTTCCTGGCGACCGGCCGGCAGCGATGCGAGTGGTATCCACGGCCTTCTTATGGAGATGGAATGATCGATCAGTTCGTAGCCGGTCTACTCGCCGGCCAGCATGTCGTAATCACCACCCACGTGCGCCCGGATGGCGATGCCATCGGCACACAGCTGGGGCTGGGGACCTTTCTGCGCAAGCTGGGCAAAACGGTTCACATGATCAACAGCGATCCGCCCCCGATGAACATGGGCTGGTTGCCGGGCATCCGAGATGTCCTCGTGTTTGATCAGACGATCGCCCAGCGTGAGATCATCGACCGGGCGGATGTGATCGTGGTGGTGGACACCAACGCCATCGATCGGGTGGGGCAGATGGCCGGGCCGATCAAGGGCAGCTCGGCGAAAAAGTACCTGATCGATCACCACACCGGCCCCGAGCAATGGTTTGACGCCACGTACGTCCGAGACACGGCGTCGTCCGCCGGCGAACTCGTGTACGAACTCATCGCCTATCACGACATCCACCTGATCGATGCCTCGATCGCCACGCCGCTGTATGCCGCGATCCTTACCGATACCGGTTCGTTCCGCTTCAGCTCCGTGACGCCGGCCGTGCATCGCATCTCCGCCGAATTGATCGAACGCGGGGCGCTGGAGCCGGCCGCGATCTACTCCGCCATTTACGAGACCCGCTCGGCCGAGAGCATGCGTCTCCTCGCGCTGGTGCTCAGCACCCTCACGCTCCGCTACCAGGGCACCATCGGGTACATGGTGATATCGCAACGGATGCTGAACGACACGCGCGCGAACTCCGAAGAGGCCG
Encoded here:
- a CDS encoding bifunctional oligoribonuclease/PAP phosphatase NrnA, whose protein sequence is MIDQFVAGLLAGQHVVITTHVRPDGDAIGTQLGLGTFLRKLGKTVHMINSDPPPMNMGWLPGIRDVLVFDQTIAQREIIDRADVIVVVDTNAIDRVGQMAGPIKGSSAKKYLIDHHTGPEQWFDATYVRDTASSAGELVYELIAYHDIHLIDASIATPLYAAILTDTGSFRFSSVTPAVHRISAELIERGALEPAAIYSAIYETRSAESMRLLALVLSTLTLRYQGTIGYMVISQRMLNDTRANSEEADGFVNYAMSIDGVRVAVMFLETARGIKISFRSHSDAHVHEWARSLGGGGHRNASGAFIDRRSLEDVIVETISRAPRYIDVPDETADGKASLSEDDASYLTSLQASKSYRHR